One part of the Polycyclovorans algicola TG408 genome encodes these proteins:
- a CDS encoding glycine cleavage system protein R yields the protein MSNSDNLLSISILGRARADIPLELFKAIRERGGEVEDCRIAPIGDLLTANMVVSGNWSTLGRLETALPGVAERLELQIRFERCGAREPLPDFRPYAVDVIAPQQPDLLVHLLEFFSAQGVQSPEISSQKYASTHTGASMCSVQMVCHVPVSQHPQALRESFMDLCDDLNADGMMDPIKT from the coding sequence ATGTCCAACTCCGACAACCTGCTGTCCATCTCCATTCTAGGTCGCGCCCGAGCCGATATTCCGCTTGAGCTGTTCAAGGCCATCCGCGAGCGCGGGGGCGAGGTTGAGGACTGTCGAATTGCCCCCATCGGCGACCTGCTCACGGCCAACATGGTGGTTTCGGGCAACTGGAGCACCCTGGGCAGGCTCGAGACCGCGCTGCCGGGCGTCGCCGAGCGACTGGAGCTGCAGATCCGCTTTGAACGCTGCGGCGCGCGCGAACCGTTACCCGACTTTCGCCCCTATGCGGTCGACGTGATCGCCCCCCAGCAGCCCGACCTGCTGGTGCACCTGCTCGAGTTCTTCAGCGCCCAGGGCGTACAGAGCCCGGAAATATCGTCGCAGAAATATGCGTCCACCCACACCGGTGCGAGCATGTGTAGCGTACAAATGGTGTGCCACGTTCCGGTCAGCCAGCATCCGCAGGCGCTGCGCGAATCGTTCATGGATTTGTGCGATGACCTGAATGCGGACGGCATGATGGACCCCATCAAAACCTGA
- the lspA gene encoding signal peptidase II codes for MSVAYKNVYWLWLSAAVILIDQVTKQLVVRNFEHYDVLPLIPHFNLIRLHNTGAAFSMLSNAPPLFFVTLGVAVSVGILIWLRRHPQTERLMAVGLALILGGALGNVMDRVGRGYVVDFIDFYWGTWHFAAFNVADMAISVGAAVLILDAFLQWRRERAARKSA; via the coding sequence ATGTCTGTTGCATACAAAAACGTTTACTGGCTGTGGCTGTCGGCTGCCGTGATCCTGATTGACCAGGTCACCAAGCAGCTGGTGGTGCGCAACTTCGAGCACTACGACGTGCTGCCGCTGATTCCGCACTTCAACCTCATTCGCCTGCACAACACCGGCGCGGCGTTTTCGATGTTGTCGAATGCGCCGCCGCTGTTCTTTGTCACGCTGGGCGTGGCGGTCAGCGTGGGCATTTTGATCTGGCTGCGTCGCCACCCGCAGACCGAGCGGCTGATGGCCGTGGGCCTGGCACTGATCCTCGGCGGCGCGCTGGGCAACGTGATGGATCGTGTCGGCCGCGGTTACGTCGTTGACTTCATTGACTTCTATTGGGGGACCTGGCACTTCGCCGCGTTCAATGTCGCCGACATGGCCATCTCGGTCGGCGCTGCCGTGCTGATCCTCGATGCGTTTCTACAGTGGCGGCGCGAGCGGGCGGCGCGTAAGTCGGCATGA
- the ispH gene encoding 4-hydroxy-3-methylbut-2-enyl diphosphate reductase, whose product MKIVLANPRGFCAGVDRAIEIVERAIEQLGPPIYVRHEVVHNRFVVDDLRNRGAIFVEEVDQIPAGATCIFSAHGVSQAVRDEARQRGLTVFDATCPLVTKVHIEVQRYAREGRDVVLIGHAGHPEVEGTMGQFDTSFGGAIHLVESPADVEGLNPRQPTHMAYVTQTTLSMDDTAKVIDALRVRFPSIMGPRKDDICYATTNRQEAVKALVQQCDVLLVVGSANSSNSNRLRELGTLAGVNAYLVDGPDDLRAAWFDGCQAVGVTAGASAPETIVQDVVARLKAMGGTTAEEMKGREETIVFSLPPQLRRAMETREPPGSR is encoded by the coding sequence ATGAAAATCGTCCTCGCCAACCCGCGTGGTTTTTGTGCGGGTGTTGACCGCGCCATCGAGATCGTCGAGCGCGCTATCGAGCAGCTTGGCCCACCCATCTACGTACGGCACGAGGTGGTGCACAACCGCTTCGTGGTCGATGACCTGCGCAATCGCGGCGCCATATTTGTCGAAGAGGTCGATCAGATCCCCGCCGGCGCCACCTGCATTTTCTCGGCCCATGGCGTCTCGCAGGCGGTGCGCGATGAAGCCCGCCAGCGTGGTCTGACGGTGTTTGACGCGACCTGCCCGCTGGTCACCAAGGTGCATATCGAAGTACAGCGCTATGCCCGCGAAGGACGCGACGTGGTGCTGATCGGTCACGCCGGACACCCTGAAGTCGAAGGAACCATGGGGCAGTTCGACACCAGCTTTGGCGGTGCGATTCACCTGGTTGAATCGCCTGCCGACGTCGAGGGGCTCAACCCCAGGCAGCCCACGCACATGGCCTATGTGACGCAGACCACGCTGTCGATGGACGACACCGCCAAGGTCATCGACGCGTTGCGGGTGCGCTTTCCGAGCATCATGGGTCCGCGCAAGGACGACATTTGCTACGCCACCACCAACCGGCAGGAGGCAGTCAAAGCCTTGGTCCAGCAATGCGACGTGTTGCTGGTGGTCGGTTCGGCAAACAGCTCCAACTCGAACCGGCTACGCGAGTTGGGCACTCTGGCCGGCGTCAATGCCTACCTGGTCGATGGCCCTGATGACTTGCGGGCGGCATGGTTTGACGGCTGCCAGGCCGTTGGCGTGACGGCGGGTGCCAGCGCGCCCGAGACCATCGTTCAGGACGTGGTCGCGCGGCTGAAGGCGATGGGCGGCACCACCGCCGAAGAAATGAAAGGCCGGGAAGAGACCATTGTGTTTTCGCTGCCCCCGCAGCTGCGACGTGCCATGGAGACACGCGAGCCGCCCGGCTCGCGTTGA
- the dapA gene encoding 4-hydroxy-tetrahydrodipicolinate synthase produces the protein MIKGSLVALVTPMDADGAIQWDALDRLVDWHIAEGTDGIVAVGTTGESATLDLDEHIAVIKRVVDRACGRIPVIAGTGANSTAEAIELTEKSAAIGADAALIVTPYYNKPPQEGLFRHYKAIAEAVDLPIIAYNVPGRTGVDMLPATVARLAQVPNIVGVKEAKGEMARVRELLALGLGPTFALYSGDDATARESILLGFHGDISVTANVAPEAMHQMCAAALAGDSARAAELDAPLQALHRDLFVEPNPLPVKWALARMGRIGEGLRLPLVPLATSCESTVTAALAEAGIQI, from the coding sequence ATGATCAAAGGCAGTCTGGTCGCGCTGGTGACCCCCATGGATGCCGACGGCGCCATCCAATGGGACGCGCTCGACCGCCTGGTGGATTGGCATATCGCCGAAGGCACCGACGGCATCGTCGCTGTGGGCACCACCGGCGAGTCCGCCACACTCGACCTTGACGAGCACATTGCCGTCATCAAGCGGGTGGTGGACCGGGCCTGTGGACGCATTCCGGTCATCGCCGGCACGGGCGCCAACAGCACCGCTGAAGCCATTGAGCTGACTGAAAAGAGCGCCGCCATTGGTGCCGATGCCGCGCTGATCGTCACCCCGTATTACAACAAGCCCCCGCAGGAAGGCCTGTTCCGCCACTACAAAGCGATTGCCGAAGCGGTTGACCTGCCGATCATTGCTTACAACGTGCCCGGCCGCACCGGGGTCGACATGCTGCCGGCCACCGTCGCCCGTCTGGCGCAGGTGCCGAATATCGTCGGTGTCAAAGAGGCCAAGGGCGAGATGGCCCGGGTTCGCGAACTGCTGGCGCTGGGTCTGGGCCCCACCTTCGCCCTGTATTCGGGGGATGACGCCACGGCGCGCGAGTCAATCTTGCTGGGCTTTCATGGCGACATTTCGGTGACCGCCAACGTCGCGCCGGAGGCCATGCATCAGATGTGCGCTGCCGCCCTGGCCGGTGACAGCGCCCGCGCCGCCGAGCTGGACGCGCCGCTGCAGGCACTTCACCGTGATCTGTTTGTCGAACCCAATCCGCTCCCCGTGAAATGGGCACTTGCCCGCATGGGCCGTATCGGGGAAGGGCTGCGGCTGCCGCTGGTACCGCTCGCAACTTCCTGTGAATCCACCGTGACCGCCGCGCTCGCCGAAGCCGGTATTCAGATCTGA